CGAGTCGGACGACCTGGCCTGGCTCGGCGGCCTGGCACACGAGGTGCGCACGCGCAAGAACGGCGACGTCGTGCACTTCAACGTCAACCGTCACCTCAACATGACCAACGTGTGCACGGCCTCCTGCGCGTACTGCTCCTTCCAGCGCAAGCCGGGGGAGAAGGACGCGTACACGATGCGCATCGAGGAGGCCGTCAAGCTCGCGAAGGCGATGGAGGGCGAGAACCTCACCGAGCTGCACATCGTCAACGGGCTGCACCCGAACCTGCCGTGGCGCTACTACCCGCGCTCGCTGCGGGAGTTGAAGGCCGCGCTGCCGAACGTCTCGCTGAAGGCCTTCACGGCGACCGAGATCCACCACTTCGAGACCATCTCCGGGATGAGCGCGTCCGAGATCCTGGACGAGCTGATCGACGCGGGGCTGGAGTCGCTGACCGGCGGCGGTGCGGAGATCTTCGACTGGGAGGTCCGGCAGCACATCGTGGACCACCGCACCCACTGGGAGGACTGGTCCCGTATCCACCGGCTCGCGCACGAGAAGGGTCTGAAGACCCCGTGCACCATGCTGTACGGCCACATCGAGGAGCCGCGGCACCGGGTGGACCATGTGCTGCGGCTGCGTGAGCTCCAGGACGAGACCGGGGGTTTCCAGGTCTTCATTCCGCTGCGGTACCAGCACGACTTCGTCGACGTGCAGGACGGCAAGGTGCGCAATCGCCTTCAGGCGCGGACGCAGATGGCGACGGGGGCGGAGGCGCTGAAGACCTTTGCCGTGTCGCGGCTGCTGTTCGACAACGTGCCGCACGTCAAGGTCTTCTGGGTCATGCACGGTGTTCAGACCGCGCAGCTTGCGCTTCAGCACGGCGCCGATGACATGGACGGTTCGGTCGTCGAGTACAAGATCACGCATGACGCGGACAACTTCGGGACGCCGAACAAGCTGACCCGTGAGGACCTGCTGGATCTCATCCGCGATGCCGGGTTCCGGCCGGTGGAGCGGAACACGCGGTACGAGATCATCCGGGAGTACGAGGGGCCGGACCCGGAGCGTCGCGAGTCGCCGCAGCCTATGCGCGTGTGATTTCGGGTGCGGGTACGCGGGGGCTGGTCGCGCAGTTCCCCGCGCCCCTTGGGTGGGTACCCGGCTGGCATGGTTGCCATCAAGGCGCCTGAGGACGCCTATACCGCTGAACCCTTCGTTCCCGAGCGCGGTGGGTTGACCGCTCTGCGGCGGGCCGCTGCCGAGTGCCGGGGGTGCCCGCTGCACCGGGACGCCACCCAGACCGTGTTCGGGGCCGGAAACAAGGACGCTCGCGTCATGCTCGTCGGGGAGCAGCCCGGGGATCAGGAGGACCGGCAGGGGAAGCCGTTCGTCGGGCCCGCCGGGCGGCTCCTGGACCGGGCGCTGGAGGAGGCGGGGATAGACCCCTCCGAGGCCTACGTCACCAACGCGGTCAAGCACTTCAAGTTCACCCAGGCCGAGCCGCGCAAGCGCCGGATCCACAAGGCGCCCACCCTGCGGGAGATGACCGCGTGCGGGCCCTGGCTGGCCGCGGAACTCGCGGTCGTGGAGCCGGAGCTGATCGTCGTCCTGGGGGCCACCGCCGGGAAGGCGCTGCTCGGGTCCTCGTTCCGGGTCACGCAGGTGCGCGGCACGGTACTGGAGGAGGAGATCCACGGCCGGCCGGAGCGGCTGGTGCCGACGGTGCACCCGTCGTCGGTGCTGCGGGCGGACGACCGGGAGGCGGCGTACCGGGGGCTGCTGTCGGATCTGAAAGTGGCGGCACAGGCACTGGGGTAATAGCTACAATCGCTCCATGCCCCTTACCTTCACCTTCGATCCTGCCGTCACGCCCGACCTGCGCGACGGCATCCTCGACCTGTGGGCCGACGTCTCCAACGCCGGCGGGGCCGTCGGCTTCGTGCCACCGGTGACGCGGGAGGACGTCCGACCCTCGCTGGTGCAGCACTTCGCGTCGATGGCGGAGGGCCGGGTCAGGCTGCTCGTCGGGCACGACGAGGAGGGGCGCGTCGCGGCGACCGCGTTCCTCACCCTCAACACGCACCGTCTGATGACGCACTGGCTGTGGCTCTACACGGTGATGGTGCACCCGCGTCATCAGGGCAAGGGCTACGGGCGTGACCTGCTGGCCGCCGCGGCGGACGCGGCCCGCGGACTCGACGGGATCGAGGCGATCCGCCTCACCTGCCGGGGCGGTCTCGGCCTGGAGCGCTTCTACGAGTCCTGTGGCTACAAGGAGGTCGGCCGCATCCCCGGCGCGATCCGGGTGGCGCCCGGCGACGACCGGGACGACGTCATCATGTTGCTGCCGCTGAACTGAGCCCCGCGGTCCCGTACCCCCCTGCAAGATCGGCCGTCCGGCGTGCTTCACTGGACGGTGCCCCTTTGGGTGCGTTCTGGCCGTTCGAACCGGAAGAGTGTATTGAGATGCTCCGCTACACGCTGATGCGCCTCGGGATCTTCGCAGGCTGCCTCGTGGTCGTCTGGGGCCTCGTCTACTCCGGCCTCGCTCCGCGCGGCCTCGGCGCCAGCAACGGCCTGTGGATCGTCATGCTCGCCCTGCTGCTCTCCGCGCCGATCAGCTTCGTCGTGCTGCGCAAGGAGCGGGACCGGGCGTCCGTGCAGATCGTGCAGCGGGTCGACCGGATGAAGGCCAACCTGGAGGCCAACCGCAGCCAGGAGGACGTCGCCGACGACACGTCCCGGGCGCAGGGGCAGACCTCGTAAGGTCCCCGCATCGGCGTACAGCGCCCCGTTTCCGTAATTGCTCGGAAACGGGGCGCTTTGTCTTGTGTGGGTGGAGTCGTATTTCAGCCTGTCAAAGCCAGGCTTTGGGGTCCTCAAAGCTCAGGTGTTAAGGTCGATGCCATGAAGTCAGCAGTCGCGCCCTCCAAGCCCCTGAGCGTTCTGCTCGTGGCGCGCCTGCACGTGGATCTCTGTCGGTGCGCGTCCGCTATCTGCCGTCCCTGACGTAACGCAACCCCCCGTCGTCTCCCACGTCAGTCCCTACGCGTCCCCCCAACGGAGCCAGTCCGTGTCCTCACACACGAAGTCCTTCAAGGTGCCCTTCTGGGCCCAGATCATCGCCGGTCTCGTCCTGGGTGTGCTGCTCGGCTGGCTCGCCCGCAGCCAGGACCTGTCCTGGCTGGTCACGACCCTGGAGAAGGTCGGCGACACCTTCATCGGCCTGCTGAAGCTCGCCGTCGCCCCGCTCGTCTTCTTCGCGATCCTGGTCTCGATCACCAACCTTCGGAAGGTCAACAACGCGGCCCGCCTGGCCTCGCGCACCCTCCTGTGGTTCATGGCCACGTCGTTGATCGCGGTGAGCATCGGCCTGGTCATCGGCCTGGTCACCAACCCGGGCGCCGGCACCGGTCTCACCCCCCAGGACGGTGCGAAGCCCAAGGACACCGGTTCCTGGATCGACTTCCTGACCGGCATCGTGCCGACCGACGTCATCACGCCGTTCACCGAGCTGAACGTGCTGCAGATCGTCTTCATGGCCGCCGTCGCCGGTATCGCCGCCCTCCAGCTCGGGGAGAGGGCCCAGCCGATCCTCACCCTCAGCGAGTCCGTGCTCGAACTGCTGCAGAAGGCGCTGTGGTGGGTCATCCGGCTCGCCCCGCTCGGCACCGTCGGCCTCATCGGCAACGCCATCGCCACCTACGGCTGGGACCTGATCGGCAAGTACGCGACGTTCACCGCCGACATCTACGTCGGCTGCCTGATCGTGCTGTTCGGCGTCTACCCGACGCTGCTCGCGACCGTCGCCAAGGTCAACCCGGTCCAGTTCTTCAAGGGTGCCTGGCCCGCGATCCAGCTGGCCTTCGTCTCCCGCTCGTCCGTGGGCACGATGCCGCTGACCCAGAAGGTCACCGAGCGGCTCGGCGTGCCGAAGGAGTACGCCTCCTTCGCGGTGCCGTTCGGCGCGACGACCAAGATGGACGGCTGCGCCGCGGTCTACCCGGCCATCGCCGCGATCTTCGTCGCCCAGATCTTCGACATCCAGCTGGGTGTCGGCGACTACCTGCTGATCGCGTTCGTCTCGGTGGTCGGCTCCGCCGCCACCGCCGGTCTCACCGGCGCGACGGTCATGCTGACCCTCACCCTCTCCACCCTCGGCCTGCCGATGGAGGGCGTGGGCCTGCTCCTCGCGATCGACCCGATCCTCGACATGATCCGCACCGCGACCAACGTCGCCGGTCAGGCTCTCATCCCGGTCCTGGTCTCCGCCCGGGAGAACCTGCTCGACCGCAACGCCTACGCCACGGCCGACGGCTCCTCCCTGGACGGGCCGCGCGACGCACAGCCCGAACAGGTCCCCGCAGCGGCCTGAGCGCCGACGCCCTTCCCTGGCCGGTCCTCCTCGGTTTCCCGACCGAGGGCCGGCCGGGGGGACCGTACGCTAAGCGGTATGGGTGCCGTGAAGACCAAGCGGATGCCGCGTGCGGTCCGTGAGCAGCAGATGCTGGACGCCGCCGTGCAGATCTTCGGACAGCGCGGCTACAGGGCCGCGTCCATGGACGAGATAGCCGAACTCGCGGGCGTGTCCAAGCCGTTGGTCTACCTGTACCTGAACTCCAAGGAAGACCTCTTCACCGCCTGCATCCGCCGCGAGGCCAAGGCACTCGTCGAGGCGGTGCGGGCCGGTGTCCGGCCCGATCTGCCCGCCGACCGGCAACTCTGGGAAGGGCTCGGGGTGTTCTTCGCGCACACCGCGCGCAACCCGGACGCCTGGGCGGTCCTGCACCTCCAGGCCCGTACGCACGGCGAGCCCTTCGCCGCCGAAGTCGCCGCGATGCGCGAGGAGATCGTCGCGTTCGTGACACAACTGATCCTCGCCGCAGCACGCGAGGCGCACCGCGACCCCGACCTGCCCGAACGCGAGGTCGCGGGCCTCGCCGAGGCCCTGGTCGGCGCCGCCGAGTCGCTCGCCGCCTGGGCCAACGCCACCTCGGGCGTGACGGCCCGCCAGGCCGCCGCCACGATGATGAACTTCGCCTGGGCGGGCCTGGGCGACCTCATGGCGGGGCGGCCGTGGTCACCGCCGGGGGAGCAGGCGGGCCCTCAGGTGGGATAGACGTCCCCCCCGTAACGTGGATCCGGCCGGAGGAGCAGGCGGGCCCTCAGGTGGGATAGACGTCCCCCGTCACGTGGATCCGTTCCTCCCGGCCCCGCAGTTCGAAGCGGCCGTCCACCGCCGCGTACGTGACCGTACCGGGCAGCAGGACCGGCGCCCGGAACTGCGCGCGTACGCGGCAGGAGTCCGGTGTGCCGTGCGCGGCGAGACAGCGGGCGACGGTCCACATGCCGTGCGCGATGGCCCGGGGGAAGCCGAACAGGCGGGCGGTGAGCGGGTGGAGGTGGATCGGGTTGCGGTCGCCGGACGCCGCCGCGTACCGCCGTCCGACGTCCTCGGCGAGGCGCCACTCGGCCACGGCCGGCAGCGGCTTGCGTACCTCCTCCCGGGGAGCCTCGGCGGGCAATCGCGTGCGGTGCCGGGCGAGGTACGTGCTGCCCGACTCCCATACGAGGTCCCCGCCCTCCCGCACCTCGGTGACGACCGTCGCCTCGGTGCCGCGCCGGTGGGGCGCCAACCCCTTGACGTACACCGCGAGTTCGTACGCTCCGGTGGCCGGCGTCGCCCGGTGCCGGGTGATCGTGATCGACGTGTGGACGAGGCCCAGCAGCGGCAGCGGAAAGTCCCGGCCGCTCATCAGCCGCATGGCCAGGGGGAATCCCAGCACGTGCGGATACGGCAGCGGCAGCGCGTCCTCCCCGGTCGGGAACCCGCAGACCCGCTCGTACGCCGCCAGCCGCGCGAGGTCGACGCGCAGGCCGGGCAGGACGAGCCGGGTGCGCGGGAACTGCGCGTCGGGGGCCGGGCGTTTGAAGGGGGACAGCAGGGCGCCGCGCGCGAGGAGCGGGGCGAGGGAGGGGGACCCGGTGAGGACGAGAGCGGCGTCGGCCATCACGCCCCCAGCAGGCTCTGGCCGCATACGCGTACGACCTGTCCGTTGACCGCGCCCGAGGCCGGGTGCGCGAGCCAGGCCGTGGTCTCGGCGACATCCACCGGCAGACCGCCCTGCGCGAGGGAGTTCATGCGGCGGCCGGCCTCGCGGATGAACAGCGGGACGGCGGCCGTCATCTTCGTCTCGATGAAGCCCGGCGCGACCGCGTTGACCGTCACCCCGTGCTCGGCGAGCGCGCGCGGCGCGAGGGAGCGGACCAGGCCGACGATGCCCGCCTTGCTCGCCCCGTAGTTGGTCTGGCCCGCGTTGCCGGCGATACCCGCGATCGAGGCGGTCGCCACGATCCGGCCGCCCCGGTTCAGCGTCCCGGCCTTCAGCAGCGCGTCCGTCGTGCGCAGCACACTCGCCAGGTTCACCTCCAGCACCGGGATCCAGCGCTCGGCGGGCATGTTCACCAGTCGCCGGTCCCGCGTGATGCCCGCGTTGTGGATCAGCAGGTCCAGACCGTCCGGCAGGGCCTCGGCGATCCGGGCGCCCGCGTCGGCGGCCGTGATGTCGAGGAGCAGCGCGGTGCCGCCGAGCCGGTCGGCGACGCGCCGGGCGTCCCGCTCGGCCTGCGGCACGTCGAGGACCACGACCCGGGCCCCGTCCCGGGCGAGCGTCTCGGCGACCGCCTCGCCGATGCCGCGCGCGGCACCGGTGACCAGGGCGGTGCGGCCGGCCAGGGGGCGGTTCCAGTCGACGGGGGCGGAGGGCTCGTCGTCCGGGGCGGTCTCGCCCGACGCCGTCTCACCCGCCCCGACCTCGATCACCTGTCCACTCACATACGCCGACTTGGGCGACAGCAGGAAACGGAGAGTGGATTCGGCGGCCGCCGCGTCCGTGAGCCGGACCAGGTTCACGGTCCTGCCCCGGCCGATCTCCTTGCCGAGGGAGCGCGTGAAGCCCTCCAGGGCCTGCTGGGCGGCGGCCTGGTGATGGTCGGCGGGGTCGAGCGGCGCGCCGAGCAGGAGCACGCGCCCTCCCCCACTCTCGGCTGCGCTCGAGCGGGAGGTGCCCCCAGCGGCGACCGACCGCACGACGGGGTGCAGGGCCGCGTGCACCTCGGCCAGGCCCTCGACGTCCCGCACCCCGCTCGCGTCCAGGACGACGGCCGCCGCCCGGTCGGAGCCGGCCGGGCCGATCCCCGTACGGGCGAGGACCGGCGCCAGATCGAGGCCGGACCTGCCGGCGGTGAGGTGGAGCAGGCCGCCGTCCAGGGTGGGCCGCCCGGGAGACCAGCGGGTCAGCGCCGCGGGCTGGGGCAGGCCGAGCCGGCGGGTGAGGAAGCGGCCGGGCCCGGTGGCGGTGAAGCTCAGATAGCGGTCGGCCATGGCGACTCCCAGCTCGGATGACGGCTCACACTTGCTTACTCTGGAGTAAGGTTACCGTAGGTAAGGCTACGTCACAGACGAGGAGCGGGTCGAGATGAGCCCCCAGAAGATGTCGGTGCGGCGCGTGGCGGTCGTCGGCGGAGCGCGCATCCCGTTCGCCCGCTCCGACGGCCCGTACGCCACCGCCTCCAACCAGCAGATGCTCACCGCCGCCCTCGACGGCCTGGTCGAGCGGTACGGGCTCCAAGAGCCGGGCGCGGTCGGCGAGTTCGTGGCCGGCGCGGTCCTCAAGCACAGCCGCGACTTCAACCTGGCCCGCGAGACGGTCCTCGGCTCCCGCCTGCACCCCACCACCCCCGCCTACGACATCCAGCAGGCCTGCGGCACCGGACTCCAGGCCGTCATCGCCGCCGCCAACAAGATCGCTCTCGGCCAGACCGAGTCGGCGGTCGCGGGCGGCGCCGACACGGCGAGCGACGCGCCCCTGGGCGTCAACGACACCCTGCGCCGCGTCCTGCTGGAGGCGCGCCGGGCGAAGTCCCTGGGCGGGCGCGTGAAGGCCCTGGCGAAGGTGCGTCCGGGCCACCTCGTCCCTGACATCCCGCGCAACGCCGAGCCGCGCACCGGCCTGTCCATGGGCGAACACGCCGCCGTCACCGCCCGCGCCTGGGGCATCGGCCGCAAGGCGCAGGACGAACTGGCGGCGGCCAGTCACCAGCGGCTGGCGGCGGCGTACGAACGCGGCTTCTTCCAGGACCTGGTGGTCCCCTTCCGAGGCCTGGCCCGCGACCAGAACCTGCGCCCCGGCTCGACCGCGGAGAAACTCGCCTCCCTCAAGCCGGTGTTCGGCCTCGACCACCCCGACCCGACCATGACGGCCGGGAACTCGACCCCGCTGACGGACGGAGCCGCGACCGTCCTCCTGGCGAGCGAGGAGTGGGCCCGCGAGCGCGGCCTGGAGCCACTGGCGTACCTCACCGCGTACGAGACGGCGGCCGTCGACTTCGTCGGCGGAGACGTCGCCGGCGGCGAGGACGGGCTGCTCATGGCGCCCGCGTACGCCGTGCCGCGCATGCTGGAGCGGGCCGGGCTCGGCCTGGCCGACTTCGACCTGGTGGAGATCCACGAGGCCTTCGCCTCCCAGGTGCTGGCGACGCTCGCGGCCTGGGAGAAGCGGGGCCTGGGCACGGTGGACCGCGCCCGGCTGAACGTCGCGGGCTCGTCCCTCGCCACCGGCCACCCCTTCGCCGCCACCGGCGCCCGGATCGTGGCGACCCTGGCCAAGCTGCTCGCCGAACGGGACGCGCCCGCCCGCGGGTTGATCTCCATCTGCGCGGCGGGCGGGCAGGGGGTGACGGCGATCCTGGAGCGGGCCTGAGGGTGACGGCGGACCGAACCTGAAGGACCCTCACCTAACCCCCGAGAATGCACAGGCCTGGCTCCGGACCATCCCCGAACCCGCACAAACCCGCCACGTGAGGCCCGTACGATCCCGTTCCTACCGCCAGTAACCCCTTTCTGGGGGTTCAACCGGTTGAGCGCCTCGGCGTGCGAGGCACGTACGTATCGCAGCAAGCAGTTCCTTCGCTGCGCGCCCCAGGAGCCGCCCGTGTCCACTGCCCATCCCTCCTCCGCCTACGGTGACATGTACGGCGGACCGGTCCTGGTCGAGCCCGAGACACGGCGGCTGGACGGGGCGGTGCGCGAGGCGTCCGTACCGCCGCTGGCACCGCCGTGGACCCACGGGTCGCTCGCCGACCTGCCGTTCGACAACGCGAGCGCGCACCCGGACGCCGTGGCGCTCAGCCGCAAGGACGCCGACGGGCGCTGGAGCGACGTCACGGCGGCGCAGTTCGCCGACCAGGTGCTGGCCGTGGCGAAAGGGCTGATAGCCGAAGGGCTGATGCCCGGCGACCGGATCGCCGTGATGGCCCGCACCATCTACGAGTGGACGGTCCTGGACTTCGCGGCCTGGGCGGCCGGTCTCGTCACCGTTCCGATCTATCCCACGTCCTCCGTCTTCCAGGCCCGCTGGATCCTCCAGGACTCCGGCGCGGTCGCCCTGATCACCGAGTTCGCCGGGCAGGCCGCCGCGCTCGGCCCGGAGCGCGACCGCCTGCCCGACCTCAGGCACATGTGGGTCGTGGAGAAGGGCCACGTGGACCGGCTGGCGGAAGCCGGAGCCCACCTCTTCGACCATGAGGTCGAGGTGCGGCGCGGCATGCTGGGCCCCGACACCCTCGCCACCCTCGTCTACACCTCCGGCACCACGGGCCGCCCCAAGGGCTGCGCGCTCACCCACGGCAACTTCTTCGCCGAGGTCGACAACGCGATCGAGCTCCTCTACCCCGTCTTCAGGGCCAGGACCAGCGAAGAGGCCTCGGTCCTGCTGTTCCTGCCCATGTCCCACATCTTCGGGCGCATGGTGGCGATCGCCTGCGTCCGCGCCCGCGTACGGCTGGGCCACGCGCCGAGCATCAAGGCGGAGAACCTGCTCCCGGACCTGGCGAGCTTCCGGCCGACCTGTCTGCTCGCCATCCCGTACATGCTGGAGAAGGTCTTCAACTCGGCCCGCGCCAAGGCCGAGGCGGGCGGCCGGGTGACGTCGTTCGACCGTGCGGTGGCGGTGGCGCAGCGCTACGGGGAGGCGATGGAGGCCCAGCAGACGGGCACCGGCCCCGGCCCCTCCCGCGCCCTGAGAGCCGCCCGGGTCTTCTACGACCCCCTGGTCTACCGCCGTATCCGCAACGCCATGGGCGGCAGGGTCCGTTACGCCATCTGCGGCGGCTCACCCCTGGGCCGCCGCCTCGCCGCGTTCTACGCCGGAGCCGGCATCGAGATCTTCGAGGGCTACGGCCTGACGGAGACCACGGGCGCGTCGACGGTCACGCCGCCCCTGAAACCCCGCCTGGGCACGGTCGGCTGGCCCCTGCCCGGCACCCGTGTCCGCATCGCCGCCGACGGCGAGATCCTCCTCGCCGGCGACCACGTCCTGCGCGGCTACTGGGACCCCCAGGCCGGTGGAGTCGTACCCGCCGCCCCCGACGGCTGGCTCGCCACCGGCGACATCGGCGAACTGGACGACGAGGGCTATCTGACGATCACCGGCCGCAAGAAGGAAATGCTGATCACCGCGGGCGGCAAGAGCGTCGCCCCGGCACCCCTGGAGAACTGGCTGCGCTCCCACCCGCTGATCTCCCAGTGCCTGGTCCTGGGCGACGGCCGTCCCTTCGTCGCGGCCCTGATCACCCTGGACCCGGCCGGCATCACCCACTGGCGCCGGATGAACGGCAAACACCCCGTACCGCCCAAACTCCTCGTCGACGACGAGGAACTCCGCGCCGTCCTCCAGCGTGCCGTCGACGAGGCCAACAAGATGGTCTCCCGGCCGGAGTCCATCCGCCGCTTCGCGATCCTCCCCGAGGACTTCTCCGAGGAGGCGGGCCATCTGACCCCGTCGATGAAGCTCCGCCGCGAGGCGGTGATGCGCGCCTTCGCGGCGGAAGTGGAGGGGCTGTACGCGCGGTGAGGCACCTTTGCGATCTCTTCACACGGGGTTCTTGACGCCGCAAGGCGTCTGCCCTTTGGCTTTCAGCCACCCCGTCGCGATGCTCCCCCCCATCGGAAGGCACCACCAGTGAAAGCGCGTACCACCCGTCGGCCCGCTGTGCGTCCCCTCTCCATAGCCCTGGCGGTCACCGTGTCGGCCCTGTCCCTCACCGCCTGCGGCGGCGGGAGTGACGACTCCGCGGGTGTGAAGAAGGGCAACGACATCACGGTGGGCCTGCTGCTGCCCGACCGGGACACGGCGCGCTTCGAGAAGTTCGACTATCCCCTGATCAAGGAAGAGGTCGCCTCCCTCACCGAGAACCAGGGCAAGGTCAAGTACGCCAACGCCGAGGCGAGCGTGTCCAGACAGAGCGAGCAGTTCCGGAAGATGATCGACGACAAGGTCGACGTCATCCTGGTGGACGCGCTGAACTCCAAGACCATCGCCTCGGACGTGCAAAAGGCCAAGGACGCCGGCATCCCGGTCATCGCCTACGACCGGCTCGCCGAGGGGCCGATCGACGCGTACGTCTCCCACGACAACGAACTCGTCGGGCAGGTGCAGGGCCGCGCCATCGTCGGGGAACTCGGCGAGAAGGCCGAGAAGAGCAAGGTCGTCATGATGAACGGCGACCCGGCCGACCCGAACACGGCACGGTTCAAGCAGGGCGCGCTGAGCGAGCTCCAGGGGGCGGTCGACATCGTCGAGCAGTACGACACCAAGGAGTGGAAGCCCTCGATCGCCAAGGCGAACATGAAGAAGGCGATCCGGGCCGTCGGCCTGGACAACATCGCCGCCGTCTACTCCGCCAACGACGGCATGGCGGGCGCCGTCATCGAGGCGCTGAAGGAGGCGGGCGCGACCAGGATCCCGCCGGTGACCGGGCAGGACGCCAACCTGGACGCGGTGCAGCGGATCGTGTCGGGGGAGCAGTACATGACCGTGTACAAGTCGTTCCTGCTGGAGGCGACGAACGCCGCGAAGATCGCGGTGGCCAAGGTCCAGGGCCGCTCGATCGAGTTCGCCGCGCTGACCCGGGATACGGTCGACAGCCCCACGGAGAAGGACATCCCGGCGATGCTGGTGCCGGTGGTCGCCCTCACCAAGGACAACATCAAGGAGACGGTGGTCACGGACGGCGTCTACACCGTCAAGGACATCTGCACGGCCAAGTACAAGGCGGACTGCGAGGCGATCGGCCTTGAGTAGAGCCTCTTGACTTCGCTGGGCGCCCGCGCGACATTCCCCACCCCTTGAATCCTGTCGCGCTGGAGAAGTCATGGCCACTGACATGAACTCCGCACCATCCGCTGTCTCCCCTGGTTCCCCTTCCCGAAGACGAGTGCTGACCGGTGCCGCGGGTGCCGGGCTCGCGGTCGCCGCCGGAGTGCAACAGGGCGCCCACGCCGCCGACTTACCCCCGCTCGGTACGTACGACGTCGTCGTCATCGGCTCCGGCGCGGCCGGGATGACCGCCGCGCTGACCGCCGCCGGGCAGGGGCTGAGCTGCGTCGTCGTGGAGAAGGCCCCGGCCTTCGGCGGCTCGACCGCCCGCTCCGGTGCCGGGATCTGGATCCCGAACAACCCGGTGATCCTCGCGGTCGGCGTCCCCGACACCCCGGCCAAGGCCGCCGCCTACCTCGCCGCCGTCGTCGGCCCGGACGTCCCCGCCGACCGGCAGCGCGCCTTCCTCGCCCACGGCCCGGCGACGATCTCCTACGTCATGGCCCACAGCCCCCTGCGCTTCCGCTGGATGGAGGGCTACAGCGACTACTACCCAGAACTGCCCGGCGGCCTGGCGAACGGCCGCTCCATCGAGCCCGACCAGTTCGACGGCAGGATCCTCGGAGCCGAACTGGCCCGCCTGAACGCGCCGTACATGGACGTCCCCGCCGGCATGGTGGTCTTCGGCGCGGACTACAAGTGGCTGGCCCTGGCCGCCGTGAACGCCGAGGGGGCGGCCGTGGCCGCACAGTGTCTGGCACGGGGGACGGCGGCGGCCCTTCGGGGCGAGAAGCCCCTGACCATGGGCCAGGCCCTGGCGGCGGGCCTGCGGGCGGGGCTGCGGTCCGCGGGCGTACCGGTCTGGCTGAACACGGCGCTGACGGATCTGCACCTCGAGAACGGCACGGTCACCGGAGCCGTGGTCACCCGCGACGGCGCCCTGGGCCTGATCCGCGCCCGCCGGGGCGTGATCGTCGGCTCCGGCGGATTCGAGCACAACGCGGCGATGCGCGACCGCTACCAGCGCCAGCCCATCGGCACGGACTGGACGGTCGGCGCCAAGGAGAACACCGGCGACGGCATCCGGGCGGGGGAGCGGCTCGGCGCGGCGCTCGACCTGATGGACGACGCCTGGTGGGGCCCGGCGATCCCGATCCCGGGCCAGCCGTACTTCTGCCTCGCCGAACGCACCCTCCCGGGCGGGCTGCTGGTGAACGGATCGGGCAGGCGCTTCGTCAACGAGGCCGCGCCCTACAGCGACGTCGTCCACACGATGTACGACGTCCACACCACCGACCCCGCCATCCCGGCCTGGCTGATCGTGGATCAGAACTACCGCAACCGCTACCTCTTCAAGGACGTCCTGCCGG
The genomic region above belongs to Streptomyces coeruleorubidus and contains:
- the kstD gene encoding 3-oxosteroid 1-dehydrogenase, which translates into the protein MNSAPSAVSPGSPSRRRVLTGAAGAGLAVAAGVQQGAHAADLPPLGTYDVVVIGSGAAGMTAALTAAGQGLSCVVVEKAPAFGGSTARSGAGIWIPNNPVILAVGVPDTPAKAAAYLAAVVGPDVPADRQRAFLAHGPATISYVMAHSPLRFRWMEGYSDYYPELPGGLANGRSIEPDQFDGRILGAELARLNAPYMDVPAGMVVFGADYKWLALAAVNAEGAAVAAQCLARGTAAALRGEKPLTMGQALAAGLRAGLRSAGVPVWLNTALTDLHLENGTVTGAVVTRDGALGLIRARRGVIVGSGGFEHNAAMRDRYQRQPIGTDWTVGAKENTGDGIRAGERLGAALDLMDDAWWGPAIPIPGQPYFCLAERTLPGGLLVNGSGRRFVNEAAPYSDVVHTMYDVHTTDPAIPAWLIVDQNYRNRYLFKDVLPALPLPDAWYDSGAAHKAWTLDALATSIGVPPAALRTTVDRFNSQARRGEDPDFHRGDSAYDRYYTDPSVLPNPCLAPLRLPPYHAFRIVPGDLGTKGGMRTDARARVLRPDGSVIPGLYAAGNASAAVMGHSYAGAGSTIGPAMTFGYIAARDIAGVL